Proteins from a genomic interval of Capsicum annuum cultivar UCD-10X-F1 chromosome 4, UCD10Xv1.1, whole genome shotgun sequence:
- the LOC107868157 gene encoding SUMO-conjugating enzyme SCE1 isoform X2, whose amino-acid sequence MSGGIARGRLAEERKAWRKNHPHGFVAKPETLADGSVNLMVWHCSIPGKTGTDWEGGCYPVTILFSEDYPSKPPKCKFPQGFFHPNVYPSGTVCLSILNEDSGWRPAITVKQILVGIQDLLDQPNPADPAQTEGYHLFIQDAIEYKKRVKLQAKQYPPLV is encoded by the exons ATGTCGGGAGGTATAGCTCGTGGCCGTCTTGCTGAGGAACGCAAAGCTTGGCGCAAAAATCACCCCCAT GGGTTTGTGGCTAAACCGGAGACACTTGCAGATGGGTCAGTGAACCTGATGGTGTGGCACTGCTCTATTCCTGGTAAAACTGGG ACAGATTGGGAAGGTGGATGTTATCCAGTTACGATTCTCTTCAGTGAAGATTATCCTAGTAAACCACCAAAGTGCAAATTCCCACAAGGCTTCTTCCATCCGAATGTGTACCCATCAGGAACTGTTTGCTTGTCGATCCTCAATGAAGACAGT GGGTGGAGACCAGCCATTACAGTGAAACAGATACTAGTTGGCATCCAAGACCTGTTAGATCAACCAAACCCTGCTGATCCTGCTCAAACTGAAGGTTATCATCTCTTCATTCAG GATGCTATTGAGTACAAGAAGCGGGTTAAGCTGCAGGCCAAGCAATATCCACCTCTGGTGTAG
- the LOC107868157 gene encoding SUMO-conjugating enzyme SCE1 isoform X1, producing MSGGIARGRLAEERKAWRKNHPHGFVAKPETLADGSVNLMVWHCSIPGKTGTDWEGGCYPVTILFSEDYPSKPPKCKFPQGFFHPNVYPSGTVCLSILNEDSGWRPAITVKQILVGIQDLLDQPNPADPAQTEGYHLFIQISWNGSWCKTKSCCDSCHENNFYRNAKLSGEPSVFLSFSGHTANSGI from the exons ATGTCGGGAGGTATAGCTCGTGGCCGTCTTGCTGAGGAACGCAAAGCTTGGCGCAAAAATCACCCCCAT GGGTTTGTGGCTAAACCGGAGACACTTGCAGATGGGTCAGTGAACCTGATGGTGTGGCACTGCTCTATTCCTGGTAAAACTGGG ACAGATTGGGAAGGTGGATGTTATCCAGTTACGATTCTCTTCAGTGAAGATTATCCTAGTAAACCACCAAAGTGCAAATTCCCACAAGGCTTCTTCCATCCGAATGTGTACCCATCAGGAACTGTTTGCTTGTCGATCCTCAATGAAGACAGT GGGTGGAGACCAGCCATTACAGTGAAACAGATACTAGTTGGCATCCAAGACCTGTTAGATCAACCAAACCCTGCTGATCCTGCTCAAACTGAAGGTTATCATCTCTTCATTCAG ATATCATGGAACGGAAGCTGGTGCAAGACTAAGAGTTGCTGTGAttcatgccatgaaaataatttctATAGAAATGCAAAGTTAAGTGGAGAACCTAGTGTGTTCTTGTCATTCTCCGGGCATACAGCGAACAGCGGGATTTAA